The window TGCAGCTGCACCGCGGTCAGTGTCCGGCCGCTGCGCAGCGTGATGAGGTGCTTCAGGTCGGGGTCGTGGGAGACCTGGTGCAGGGTGCGTACGGGCTGGTCGACGGCGAGGTCGACGCTGATGAACTGGTCCTCGATCATGGACAGCACCAGGGCCGTGGTGCCGAGCTTGAGGTAGGTGGAGATCTCGGAGAGGTTGGCGTCTCCGATGATCACGTGCAGCCGGCGGTACTTCTCGGCGTCCGAGTGCGGCTCGTCCCGGGTATTGATGATGGGCCGCTTCAGGGTGGTCTCCAGGCCGACCTCGACCTCGAAGTAGTCCGCGCGCTGGCTGATCTGGAAGCCGTGTTCGCGGCCGTCCTGTCCGATGCCCACGCGTCCCGCGCCGGTCACGACCTGCCGGGAGACGAAGAAGGGGGTCAGGTGGCGCACGATCTCCGAGAAGGGGGTCTCCCGCTTCATCAGGTAGTTCTCGTGCGTGCCGTAGGAGGCGCCCTTGTTGTCGGTGTTGTTCTTGTAGAGGTGGATCGGCTGGGCGCCGGGCAGCTGGGCGGCGCGGACGGCCGCCTCGGCCATGATCCGCTCGCCGGCCTTGTCCCAGAGGACGGCGTCGAGCGGGTTGGTGATCTCGGGCGAGCTGTACTCGGGGTGTGCGTGGTCGACGTAGAGCCGTGCGCCGTTCGTGAGGATGACGTTGGCGAGGCCGATGTCCTCGTCGGTCAGCTGGCTGTTGTCGGCGGCCTCGCGGGCGAGGTCGAAGCCGCGGGCGTCCCGCAGCGGATTCTCCTCCTCGAAGTCCCAGCGGGCGCGTCGCGCCCGGTGCATCGCCGCCGCGTAGGCGTTGACGATCTGGGACGAGGTGAGCATGGCATTGGCGTTCGGGTGCCCCGGGACGGAGATCCCGTACTCCGTCTCGATCCCCATTACTCGCCGTACGGTCATGCGGCCCTCCTTGCCCGGCGGCGCTCCCCTTTCGGGAGCGGCGCTCAAGTACCGCTGGTGCTCCGGTGCGTGTGACTGTGCGGTGCCCGTCCCCGCACTGCGCGTCCGGCGGTACGGAAGAGCCTAGAACCACTGCGCGCTCGTGGGGAGATCATTTCCGTCATTGGATCCGCCTCGTCACCGGCTGAAAGCGGCCGGTAATGGGGTGGGGTGAAGCGGCGGGGTAAAGCAGTCGGCTGCGGATGCCCGGGGAGGGCATCCGCAGCCGCTCCGGGTCAGAGGTACTGACCGGTGTTCGCCACCGTGTCGATGGAGCGTCCGGTGTCCGCGCCCTGCTTTCCGGTGACGAGCGTGCGGATGAATACGATCCGCTCGCCCTTCTTTCCGGAGATCCGGGCCCAGTCGTCCGGGTTGGTGGTGTTGGGCAGGTCCTCGTTCTCCTTGAACTCGTCCACGCAGGCCTGGAGCAGGTGGGAGACCCGCAGGCCCTTCTGGTTGTGTTCGAGGAAGGCCTTGATCGCCATCTTCTTGGCACGGTCGACGATGTTCTGGATCATCGCGCCCGAGTTGAAGTCCTTGAAGTAGAGGACTTCCTTGTCGCCGTTGGCGTACGTGACCTCGAGGAAGCGGTTCTCCTCGGTTTCCGCGTACATCTGCTCGACGACGGTCTGGATCATGCTGTGGACGGTGCCGGGCCGCGAGTCCTGGTGTTCGGACAGGTCGTCCGTGTGCAGGGGCAGCGAGGCCTTGAGGTACTTCGCGAAGATGTCCTTCGCGGCCTCGGCGTCCGGACGCTCGATCTTGATCTTCACGTCGAGGCGGCCGGGCCGCAGGATGGCCGGGTCGATCATGTCCTCGCGGTTGGAGGCGCCGATGACGATGACGTTCTCCAGGCCTTCCACGCCGTCGATCTCGGCGAGCAGCTGGGGGACGATGGTGTTCTCCACGTCCGAGCTGACTCCGGATCCGCGGGTGCGGAAGAGGGATTCCATCTCGTCGAAGAAGACGATGACGGGGGTGCCCTCGCTCGCCTTCTCCCGGGCACGCTGGAAGACGAGGCGGATGTGCCGCTCGGTCTCGCCGACGTACTTGTTGAGGAGCTCGGGGCCCTTGATGTTCAGGAAGTAGGACTTCCCGGCGGGCTGGCCGGTCACCTCGGCGACCTTCTTGGCAAGGGAGTTGGCGACGGCCTTGGCGATGAGCGTCTTGCCGCAGCCGGGCGGGCCGTAGAGCAGGATGCCCTTCGGGGGCCGCAGTTCGTGTTCCTTGAAGAGGTCCGGGTAGAGGTACGGGAGCTCGACCGCGTCGCGGATCAGCTCGATCTGGTCGCCCAGACCGCCGATCTTGTCGTAGTCGATGTCCGGGACCTCTTCGAGGACGAGTTCTTCGACCTCGCTCTTGGGGACGACCTCGTAGACGTAGCCGGAGCGGGGTTCGAGCAGCAGGGCGTCGCCGGGGCGGATGGTGATGTCCAGGAGCGGCTCGGCGAGCCTCACCACCCTTTCCTCGTCGGTGTGCCCGACGACCAGGGCGCGCTCGCCGTCCTCGAGGATCTCCTTGAGGGTGACGATGTCCCCGGCCCGCTCGAATTCCATGGCCTCGACCACGTTGAGGGCCTCGTTGAGCATGACCTCCTGGCCGCGCCGGAGGTCTTCCGGGTCGACGCTGGGGCTGACGTTCACGCGGAGCTTTCGGCCTCCGGTGAAGATGTCGACGGTGCCGTCCTCATTCGCCTGCAGGAAGACACCGAAACCGGCCGGCGGCTGTGCGAGCCGGTCGACTTCTTCCTTGAGGGCCACGATCTGGTCGCGGGCCTCACGGAGGGTATTTGCGAGTCGTTCGTTCTGTGCGGATACGCCGGCCAGATTTGTCTGGAGCTCGACGATCCGCTCTTCGAGAATCCTCGTGTGTCGCGGAGAGTCGGCGAGCTTTCGTCGCAGGACGGCGATTTCCTGCTCGAGATAGGCAACCTGGCCGGCGGGGTCCTCGGACCCTCGCGCGGGCCGGATGCCGCGGTTGATGTCGTCGTCGTGGGCTGCCACGGTCCTCACCTCCTCCAAGGGGAGCTGGACGCTTCCTGACCCTACCTGGGCTGGTGGTGATTGAAACCCCTAGATCACAAAGACGGTAGAGGTGTGTCCGATCTTCACCCTTGCGTACTCCCTCACGCCAAGGAAATACCCACCCATCAAACTCGGGAAGCAGCCGGTTGTAAGGTCGAACTGTTCAACACCCGTCAGGGCCCGCGCGACTTGCTGCGGGTTTCGACCGGGATGGATCACTCAGCGCAGGGAACGGCAGGAGATATGACCGTGCAGCAGGAGGCTCCGACGGGCGGTGCCGGTGAGGCCGGCGAGCCGCTCGAGGTCTGGATCGATCAGGACCTGTGCACCGGGGACGGGATCTGCGTGCAGTACGCGCCTGAGGTGTTCGAGCTGGACATTGACGGTCTGGCGTACGTGAAGAGCCCGGAGGACGAGCTGCTCCAGGACGCGGGGGCAACCACTCCGGTTCCGCTCACGCTGCTCCAGGACGTGGTCGACTCGGCGAAGGAATGTCCCGGGGACTGCATTCACGTAAGGCGCGTTTCGGACAGGGTGGAAGTCTTCGGCCCCGACGCGGAGTGACGTTTCAAACACTCCTGGAGGCCGAGTCCGTCAGCTCCTGGCGGAATTTTCCGTCGTGCCAGCGCCACTTGGCGAGCTGCTTCGTGTCCGGGCTGTAGCGGGGCACATCGGGCGAGGAGTAGCCGACGAGGGACGCCGTGACGAGCCCGTCGCGCACGGTCAGCTCGGTGGCGGTCTGCCGCCGGGCGGCTTCGAGCAGGGTCGCCACGACGCGGGGGCGGGCGGTGTCGGCCGGCCCCTGGGTCAGGACGTAGATCGCGTGGGGCGGGGTGCCGGAGCCCGCTTGGCAGCGGACGGCGGCCACGGTCTCGGGGCGGCCGTCACCGTCGAGATCGCCCTGGGCGCTGATGGTGACGGTGTGCGGCGCGCCCTTGCAGTCGAGGGGGTACGTGACCCCCGCCGGGTCCGGGGCGGTGGCCTGCGGGCCCTTGGCGGGGGGTTCCCCGGGGGCCGCTGCCGTGCCGGTGGCCGCGGGTGTGCCGGTGGCCGGCTGTACGAGCCCTCCGACGGCTATGACGGCGGCCATGGCGGTGGCCGTGGCGAGCCAGTGGACGGGCCTGGTGCGGCTGTGCGCCAGGGCTTCCGAGATCGGGGCCGACTCGGCGGGGCTGTGCGGCACGCGGGGTGTCTCCTGTGCGAAGGGTGACGGGGAGCCAGCATCGTGCCACACCTCACAGGGAGGTGGAACGGCTGGGTCCGGCCCCGGTGCACGGGACAACGAAAAGGCGCTGTGGAGCAGTTCCCGGGTGGGTCGGGGGAACTGCGCCACAGCGCCTTTGTGTTGTGTCTGCGGGGCGGTTACGCGGAGCGGTCGCTGCCGGGGCCGTCGTAGTCCTCGCCGTAGGCGCCCTTGGCGGGGCGGCGACGGCGCATCGGGGGCTCGACGCCGTCCGCGAGGCGGCGGGCGGTGACGAGGAAGCCGGTGTGGCCGATCATCCGGTGATCGGGGCGGACGGCGAGGCCTTCCACGTGCCAGTTGCGGATCATCGATTCCCACGGCTGCGGCTCGGCGAAGCAGCCGATCTCGCGGATGGACTCGACGGTCTTCGACAGCTGGGTGGTGGTGGCCACGTAGCAGCAGAGGATGCCGCCGGGGACCAGGGCCTTGGAGACGGCCTCCAGGCACTCCCAGGGGGCGAGCATGTCGAGGATCACTCGGTCGACGTCCGTGTCGGACAGGTTGTCCTGGAGGTCGCCGACGGTGAGCTGCCACGCGGGGTGGGGGCCGCCGAAGTAACGCTCGACGTTGGCGGTGGCGATCTCGGCGAAGTCCGCGCGGCGCTCGTAGCTGTGGAGCATGCCCTGGTCGCCGATGGCGCGCAGCAGGAAGCTGCTCAGGGAGCCGGAGCCCACTCCCGCCTCCACGACGCGTGCGCCGGGGAAGATGTCGGCGAAGGCCAGGATCTGGCCTGCGTCCTTGGGGTAGACCACGGCGGCGCCGCGGGGCATGGACAGGACATAGTCGGGGAGCAGGGGGCGCAGCGCGAGGTATGCGACGTTGCCCGTGGTGCGGACAACGCTGCCTTCGGGAGCACCGATCAGCTCGTCGTGCGGGAAGGAACCCTTGTGGGTGTGGAAATTCTTCCCGGCTTCGAGCGTGAACGTGTAGTGGCGGCCCTTGGGGTCGGTGAGCTGTACCTGGTCCCCGACCTCGAAGGGCCCGCGTCGGCGGGCGGCACCGGTCGGTTCGGACATGTGAACAGTGTATTGGCTTCAGGACTGGGGCCGTGCCATGGCCTTCACGAAGGCCTTTTCGACGTCGAGGGTGGACAGGACGCCGTAGATGGTGCCGCCGGGTTCGAGTACGAGGTACTCGGTGGCGGGGGTGGCGCGGAGGTGGTCGAGGAGTTCTTCGCCGGTGAGGTCCGCTGAAACCTTCATGCCGTCGGTGAGGTCCTGGGCGAGGGTGCTGACGGCGACCCAGGGGCGGCGGTGTTCGGGTACCGAGGCGATGGCGGTTTCGCGGACGATGGCGGTGGGGTCGCCGTGTCCGTCGACGACGACGAGGGCGCGGGCTCCTGCTTCGTTGGCGCGCCGAAGGGCCTCGGAGAGGGGGGTTGCGTTCTCGACGGGGATGGCGCGGCGGGTGAGGGTGCGGGCGCGCAGTTCCGGGAGGTGCTGGCGCAGCCGGGCCATGCGCAGGCTGTTGCCGGCCCCGGTCCAGATGATGGCGGCGAGGATGGCGGCGAGCAGGGCGTCCATGACGGTGTTCATGCCGCCGATCTCGCCGCTGCGGTTGCCGAGGGTCCCGGTCTGGGTGAGCAGCGGGAGACCGATGAGGACGGCGAGGGCGAGGCCGCGACCGACCCAGGCTGCGGCGACGGTGCCGGCCATGGGCTTGCCGGTGATGCCCCAGATGACGGCGCGGAGCATGCGGCCGCCGTCGAGGGGGAGGCCGGGGAGCAGGTTGAAGGCGGCCACGAGCAGGTTGGAGATCATCAGGCCGGCGAGGAGGACGCCGGGGACGGTGGCCGGGTCGACGGCTTTCATGCCGAGGTAGAAGGCGCCGGCGAGGACGAGGGAGAGCAGGGGGCCGACGAAGGCGAGGACGAATTCGCGGCCGGGGGTCTCGGATTCCTTCTCGATCTCGGAGACTCCGCCGAAGAACTGGAGCTGGATGCGGCGCACGGGGAGCTTGAAGCGCAGGGCGGCGACGGTGTGCGCGAGTTCGTGGACCAGGACGGAGGCGTAGAAGGCCACGGCGAAGAAGAGGGACACGAGGTAGCGCACGGGTCCGAGGTCGGGCAGGACGCGGTCGAGCTGGTCGCCGAAGACCCAGGTGATGAGGGCGGCGACGAGGAACCAGCTGGGCGAGACGTAGACGGGTACGCCGAAGGGGCGGCCCATGAGGATTCCGCCGCCCGGTCCGGAGCGCCTGCCCGCGCGCTCGCCGGTTTCGTCGGTGTCTGCCACGGCTGTCCTTCGTTCGGTGCTGGTGTTTCCAGTGTGGTTCTTTACGCGTACGGGGTGGTGCTGTAGCGGGTTGTGATGCTCCGATCATGCAGTGCGAGGGTGCTTGGCGTCGATGGTATGCGCGTGCTGTCCGTGGCGGGTCGTAGGGTTTTGTGCATGACGACGAGCCCCGGTGCTGTGCCTGGCGCAGCC is drawn from Streptomyces sp. NBC_01232 and contains these coding sequences:
- a CDS encoding tRNA (adenine-N1)-methyltransferase; this encodes MSEPTGAARRRGPFEVGDQVQLTDPKGRHYTFTLEAGKNFHTHKGSFPHDELIGAPEGSVVRTTGNVAYLALRPLLPDYVLSMPRGAAVVYPKDAGQILAFADIFPGARVVEAGVGSGSLSSFLLRAIGDQGMLHSYERRADFAEIATANVERYFGGPHPAWQLTVGDLQDNLSDTDVDRVILDMLAPWECLEAVSKALVPGGILCCYVATTTQLSKTVESIREIGCFAEPQPWESMIRNWHVEGLAVRPDHRMIGHTGFLVTARRLADGVEPPMRRRRPAKGAYGEDYDGPGSDRSA
- a CDS encoding site-2 protease family protein, with translation MGRPFGVPVYVSPSWFLVAALITWVFGDQLDRVLPDLGPVRYLVSLFFAVAFYASVLVHELAHTVAALRFKLPVRRIQLQFFGGVSEIEKESETPGREFVLAFVGPLLSLVLAGAFYLGMKAVDPATVPGVLLAGLMISNLLVAAFNLLPGLPLDGGRMLRAVIWGITGKPMAGTVAAAWVGRGLALAVLIGLPLLTQTGTLGNRSGEIGGMNTVMDALLAAILAAIIWTGAGNSLRMARLRQHLPELRARTLTRRAIPVENATPLSEALRRANEAGARALVVVDGHGDPTAIVRETAIASVPEHRRPWVAVSTLAQDLTDGMKVSADLTGEELLDHLRATPATEYLVLEPGGTIYGVLSTLDVEKAFVKAMARPQS
- the arc gene encoding proteasome ATPase gives rise to the protein MAAHDDDINRGIRPARGSEDPAGQVAYLEQEIAVLRRKLADSPRHTRILEERIVELQTNLAGVSAQNERLANTLREARDQIVALKEEVDRLAQPPAGFGVFLQANEDGTVDIFTGGRKLRVNVSPSVDPEDLRRGQEVMLNEALNVVEAMEFERAGDIVTLKEILEDGERALVVGHTDEERVVRLAEPLLDITIRPGDALLLEPRSGYVYEVVPKSEVEELVLEEVPDIDYDKIGGLGDQIELIRDAVELPYLYPDLFKEHELRPPKGILLYGPPGCGKTLIAKAVANSLAKKVAEVTGQPAGKSYFLNIKGPELLNKYVGETERHIRLVFQRAREKASEGTPVIVFFDEMESLFRTRGSGVSSDVENTIVPQLLAEIDGVEGLENVIVIGASNREDMIDPAILRPGRLDVKIKIERPDAEAAKDIFAKYLKASLPLHTDDLSEHQDSRPGTVHSMIQTVVEQMYAETEENRFLEVTYANGDKEVLYFKDFNSGAMIQNIVDRAKKMAIKAFLEHNQKGLRVSHLLQACVDEFKENEDLPNTTNPDDWARISGKKGERIVFIRTLVTGKQGADTGRSIDTVANTGQYL
- the dop gene encoding depupylase/deamidase Dop; the protein is MTVRRVMGIETEYGISVPGHPNANAMLTSSQIVNAYAAAMHRARRARWDFEEENPLRDARGFDLAREAADNSQLTDEDIGLANVILTNGARLYVDHAHPEYSSPEITNPLDAVLWDKAGERIMAEAAVRAAQLPGAQPIHLYKNNTDNKGASYGTHENYLMKRETPFSEIVRHLTPFFVSRQVVTGAGRVGIGQDGREHGFQISQRADYFEVEVGLETTLKRPIINTRDEPHSDAEKYRRLHVIIGDANLSEISTYLKLGTTALVLSMIEDQFISVDLAVDQPVRTLHQVSHDPDLKHLITLRSGRTLTAVQLQMEYFELARKYVDERFGADADEQTKDVLGRWEDVLGRLESDPMSLSGELDWIAKREILEGYRRRDGLEWDAARLHLVDLQYSDVRPEKGLYNRLVARGKMKRLVEEPAVERAQSKPPEDTRAYFRGRCLEQYADDVAAASWDSVIFDLPGRDSLQRVPTLEPLRGTRNHVKELLDRCRTAEDLVRVLSGQ
- a CDS encoding ferredoxin, which gives rise to MTVQQEAPTGGAGEAGEPLEVWIDQDLCTGDGICVQYAPEVFELDIDGLAYVKSPEDELLQDAGATTPVPLTLLQDVVDSAKECPGDCIHVRRVSDRVEVFGPDAE